From Butyricimonas paravirosa, one genomic window encodes:
- a CDS encoding DUF2795 domain-containing protein has product MYWTLELASKLEDAPWPASKDELIDYAIRSGAPMEVIENLQDIEDDEEIFESIEDIWPDYPSKDDFFFNEDEY; this is encoded by the coding sequence ATGTATTGGACACTAGAACTTGCCTCAAAATTGGAAGATGCGCCTTGGCCAGCATCAAAAGATGAGTTGATAGACTACGCCATTCGTTCCGGGGCACCTATGGAAGTGATCGAAAATCTTCAGGATATCGAGGATGATGAGGAAATATTTGAAAGTATTGAAGATATTTGGCCAGACTATCCGAGTAAAGATGACTTTTTCTTTAACGAGGACGAGTATTGA
- a CDS encoding DUF4831 family protein has product MKKLFFIIGLVGLISLSVSGQKKRELTTQVSVDYTLPKISYDVVVTMECSRLIPGPFRQYAEQQLGVSPEITSEGEEWMIKNIKFIPRALPDPKASYTVNAVGEYNSILLNVTPEGFLAGVGSGITNQTRDEEIVYEEKEKSVGTGINYVYFGIRSTQKEVLDSNFTEMEVEGEMRRVWDPIERHVLKENKDYVDEITSEIFNIRKKRLELLAGGSATSEALKALDELEANYMSLFMGKRETREVVKTISFVPEKADESIVLFRFSANDGITARNNVSAIPYIVELKNIYVPKKDAQQAGNSRPVPSLSYREPAVADLCLLKGKETVMTVRCVIPQLGFIKQFPLDVINNEGISIDFYPQYGSIKGIMKK; this is encoded by the coding sequence ATGAAAAAGTTATTTTTTATAATCGGGTTAGTGGGATTAATATCCCTGTCTGTTTCGGGACAGAAAAAGAGAGAATTGACCACGCAGGTGTCAGTTGATTATACTTTACCAAAGATCAGTTACGACGTGGTTGTTACGATGGAATGTAGTCGTTTGATTCCGGGGCCTTTCCGACAATATGCCGAACAACAGTTAGGTGTTTCTCCGGAAATCACGAGTGAAGGCGAAGAATGGATGATTAAAAACATCAAATTTATTCCGCGGGCCTTGCCTGATCCGAAAGCTTCTTATACTGTGAATGCTGTCGGAGAATATAACTCTATTTTATTGAATGTAACTCCTGAAGGCTTTTTAGCCGGTGTGGGAAGTGGCATCACGAACCAAACTCGTGACGAAGAGATTGTTTACGAGGAAAAGGAGAAAAGCGTGGGAACAGGTATTAATTACGTGTATTTCGGTATTCGTTCCACCCAAAAGGAAGTTCTTGATTCCAATTTCACGGAGATGGAAGTTGAAGGTGAGATGCGCCGGGTATGGGACCCGATAGAACGGCACGTGTTAAAAGAAAATAAAGATTACGTGGATGAGATCACGTCAGAGATATTCAATATTCGTAAAAAGAGATTGGAATTACTGGCCGGAGGTTCGGCCACGTCAGAAGCTTTAAAAGCTCTGGATGAACTTGAGGCAAATTACATGAGTTTGTTCATGGGAAAAAGGGAAACCCGTGAAGTGGTTAAAACCATCTCTTTTGTTCCGGAAAAAGCCGATGAATCGATTGTTTTGTTCCGTTTTTCTGCGAACGACGGGATCACGGCAAGAAATAACGTGTCTGCTATCCCTTATATTGTTGAATTGAAAAATATCTATGTTCCGAAAAAAGATGCCCAACAGGCAGGGAATTCCCGTCCGGTTCCGTCTCTCTCTTATCGAGAACCGGCTGTTGCCGATTTGTGTTTGCTGAAAGGAAAAGAGACCGTGATGACTGTTCGGTGTGTTATACCACAACTCGGATTCATCAAGCAATTCCCTTTGGATGTCATCAATAACGAAGGTATTTCTATTGATTTCTACCCGCAATATGGTTCTATAAAAGGTATAATGAAAAAATAG
- the proS gene encoding proline--tRNA ligase: MAKFLTSREENYSQWYNDLVVKAGLAENSAVRGCMVIKPYGYAIWEKMQQQLDKMFKETGHSNAYFPLLIPKSFFSKEADHVEGFAKECAVVTHYRLKNDPNGGGVVVDPAAKLEEEYIIRPTSETIIWNTYKNWIQSYRDLPILCNQWANVMRWEMRTRMFLRTAEFLWQEGHTAHATKEEAIEEAQKMIRVYAEFAEKWMAMPVIMGHKSETERFAGALDTLTIEAMMQDGKALQSGTSHFLGQNFAKAFDVQFATKEGKQEYVWATSWGVSTRLMGALIMSHSDDNGLVLPPKLAPLQVAIVPIYKSLEGLEKIRQTVSGLMDKLKAAGISVKFDDRDTQKPGWKFADYELKGVPVRLAMGERDLENGTIEVARRDTLTKETLPLEGVEQHIETLLEEIQENIYKLALERRSKLITKVDSYEEFKTLLDTKGGFFLCHWDGTPETEELIKNETKATIRCIPFDAPDEEGKCMVTGKPSHKRVLIARAY; the protein is encoded by the coding sequence ATGGCTAAGTTTTTAACTTCAAGAGAAGAAAATTATTCGCAATGGTACAATGATCTGGTCGTAAAAGCCGGATTAGCAGAGAATTCAGCTGTAAGAGGATGTATGGTGATTAAACCTTACGGTTATGCCATATGGGAAAAAATGCAACAACAATTGGACAAGATGTTCAAGGAAACGGGGCATAGTAATGCTTATTTCCCGTTGTTAATCCCCAAATCTTTCTTTTCAAAAGAGGCTGATCACGTGGAGGGTTTCGCGAAAGAATGTGCGGTTGTAACTCATTATCGATTAAAAAATGATCCGAATGGAGGTGGGGTAGTTGTGGATCCTGCTGCCAAACTGGAGGAGGAATATATTATTCGTCCGACTTCTGAAACGATTATTTGGAATACTTATAAAAACTGGATTCAGTCTTATCGTGATCTTCCTATCCTCTGTAACCAATGGGCTAACGTGATGCGTTGGGAGATGCGTACGCGTATGTTTCTGCGTACTGCTGAATTCTTGTGGCAAGAAGGACACACGGCTCACGCGACGAAAGAGGAAGCCATTGAGGAAGCTCAGAAAATGATTCGTGTATATGCTGAGTTTGCCGAAAAATGGATGGCTATGCCGGTGATTATGGGGCATAAGAGTGAAACGGAACGTTTTGCCGGGGCATTGGATACCTTGACTATCGAGGCGATGATGCAGGACGGGAAAGCCCTTCAGTCCGGAACCTCTCATTTCTTAGGTCAGAATTTTGCGAAGGCTTTTGATGTACAATTTGCCACGAAAGAGGGAAAACAGGAATATGTATGGGCAACTTCATGGGGAGTTTCTACTCGTTTGATGGGAGCGCTGATCATGTCACATTCCGATGATAACGGTTTGGTATTACCTCCGAAGTTAGCTCCGTTGCAAGTGGCAATAGTGCCTATTTATAAGAGTTTGGAAGGATTAGAAAAAATCCGTCAAACGGTTAGCGGGTTGATGGATAAATTAAAGGCTGCGGGAATCAGCGTGAAATTTGACGATCGTGACACGCAAAAACCAGGTTGGAAATTTGCCGATTACGAGTTGAAAGGAGTTCCGGTACGTCTGGCTATGGGGGAACGTGATCTTGAAAATGGTACGATTGAGGTGGCTCGTCGTGATACTTTGACCAAGGAAACATTGCCATTGGAAGGCGTGGAACAACATATCGAGACGTTGTTGGAGGAAATTCAGGAAAATATATACAAACTGGCTTTGGAACGTCGTTCTAAATTGATTACAAAAGTGGATTCTTACGAGGAGTTCAAGACTTTGTTGGACACGAAAGGCGGATTCTTCCTGTGTCATTGGGATGGAACCCCGGAAACTGAAGAACTTATCAAGAACGAAACGAAAGCAACCATCCGCTGTATTCCATTCGATGCTCCCGATGAGGAGGGTAAGTGTATGGTAACAGGTAAACCTTCTCATAAGAGGGTGTTGATTGCGAGAGCCTACTAA
- a CDS encoding FecR family protein: MNVDNEKIRSIIVKSVLGTLTEGENLVLQEWLRGNDQNRVLYQKLSSAIELKHKYEQYKSVDVEEAFRRNQHRLYQNDLNRRMKKNLPYVAAVLFLFGVFVCLLVNHTGEVREEIPVVLSAGGKHAELILANGQKVDLHEGMEMKLRERSSNIQVKGNVVYYEEKKDSVTIDEYNMIRTPLGGEYSLTLSDGTKVWLNAMSELRYPVAFGGDLREVELKGEAYFEVAENKNKPFIVRTDEFNVRVLGTSFNISAYADSPLALTTLCSGQVRLTDCMNPENEQDLLPGEQLLFHRESRKMEIRNVDTDVFVSWREGFFQFDNHTVEEVFMILQRWYNVQVFYANTEARQEVFTGKLPRFDNMMIIIDLIKRVSDLKITVDGKVIYIDK; this comes from the coding sequence ATGAATGTGGATAACGAGAAGATTAGGAGTATAATTGTTAAGTCTGTTTTGGGGACTTTGACAGAAGGGGAAAACCTTGTCTTGCAAGAATGGTTGCGGGGAAATGACCAGAATCGAGTTCTTTATCAGAAATTGTCTTCTGCTATTGAGTTGAAACATAAATACGAGCAATACAAGAGCGTGGATGTTGAGGAAGCTTTTAGACGAAATCAACACCGTTTGTATCAGAATGATTTGAATCGAAGAATGAAAAAGAATCTGCCATATGTTGCTGCCGTGTTGTTTTTGTTCGGGGTATTTGTTTGTTTATTGGTGAATCATACGGGGGAAGTTCGGGAAGAGATACCGGTTGTTTTGTCGGCCGGGGGGAAACATGCGGAATTGATTTTGGCAAATGGCCAAAAAGTAGATCTGCATGAGGGGATGGAAATGAAATTGCGGGAAAGAAGTTCCAATATCCAAGTAAAGGGGAATGTGGTTTATTACGAAGAGAAAAAAGATAGTGTGACAATCGACGAATATAACATGATTCGAACCCCGTTAGGAGGAGAATATTCTTTGACGTTATCAGATGGTACGAAGGTTTGGCTGAATGCAATGTCTGAATTACGTTATCCGGTGGCTTTCGGTGGCGATTTGCGAGAAGTCGAGTTGAAAGGGGAAGCTTATTTCGAAGTGGCGGAAAATAAAAATAAACCGTTTATCGTGAGAACGGATGAGTTTAACGTACGTGTACTAGGAACTTCTTTTAATATTTCGGCTTATGCGGATTCTCCGTTAGCGCTAACCACGCTTTGCAGCGGGCAAGTGCGGTTGACTGACTGTATGAATCCGGAAAACGAGCAGGATCTTTTACCGGGTGAACAGTTATTGTTTCACCGGGAGAGCCGAAAAATGGAAATTCGGAACGTGGATACCGATGTGTTCGTTTCTTGGCGTGAGGGCTTTTTCCAGTTTGATAATCACACGGTGGAGGAAGTTTTTATGATATTACAAAGATGGTATAATGTACAGGTTTTTTATGCTAATACCGAGGCTAGGCAGGAAGTTTTTACTGGTAAATTACCTCGGTTTGATAATATGATGATTATCATTGATTTAATAAAACGGGTTTCCGATTTGAAAATTACAGTGGATGGAAAAGTAATTTATATAGATAAATAA
- a CDS encoding RNA polymerase sigma factor: MMKSMKILVKQVSNGDRKAYATLFHEFYTPLLFYSIKFTKNREASEDIIQDFFCRLWEDRKRLINDKSFHAYIYSSVRNRSLNYLRDSRSVSIEGFEKQSDEDFLREMMEEEVYRELYAAIQKLPERCRQIFLLKLDGEENQKIADKLQISEETVRSQLRRGKELLQNNVISFYVLGVICYWCDL, translated from the coding sequence ATGATGAAGTCCATGAAAATATTAGTGAAACAAGTGTCAAATGGTGATAGAAAGGCGTATGCGACTTTGTTTCATGAATTTTACACACCTTTATTATTTTATTCCATAAAATTCACGAAGAACCGGGAGGCCTCAGAAGATATTATTCAGGATTTTTTTTGTCGTTTGTGGGAGGATCGTAAGAGGTTGATAAATGACAAGTCCTTTCATGCTTATATTTATAGTTCTGTGCGGAATCGTTCGTTAAATTATTTAAGAGATTCCCGTTCTGTTTCTATCGAAGGTTTTGAAAAACAATCTGATGAGGATTTCTTGCGGGAGATGATGGAAGAAGAGGTGTATAGAGAGTTGTATGCTGCTATTCAGAAACTGCCTGAACGTTGTCGCCAAATTTTTTTATTGAAACTGGACGGGGAAGAAAATCAAAAAATTGCTGATAAGCTTCAGATATCAGAGGAAACCGTCAGGAGTCAGTTGAGAAGAGGTAAAGAGTTACTACAAAATAATGTTATCAGTTTTTATGTTTTGGGGGTAATATGTTATTGGTGTGATTTGTGA
- a CDS encoding chloride channel protein translates to MAAINEKGLLGKFLVWRVRYIKEKQFIVMLSILVGIVTGLAGVVLKNMVHFTHMFFTERMQVDSGNLLFFIYPFIGILLTTLFVKFFVKEGISHGVTKVLYAISRRNSMIKPHNNYTSMIASTLTIGFGGSVGTEATIVLTGASIGSNLARLFRMNYKVMTLMIGCGAAGAIAGIFKAPIAGIVFTMEVLMLDLTMASLVPLMFTAITSYVVTFFLMGDGFVFSYQITDKFVMANFPYYVILGIFAGVLSVYFVRMNLRVEQFLGRIKHTWKRIAIGGALLGVIIFVFPPLYGEGYTALDDMMAGHSDKLLNNTYFFGFRDSAWMMILFVVGLIFVKVIATALTNGSGGVGGVFAPSLFTGGVAGYLLAMLINMSGIRIVEPSHFVLAGMAGTMSGVMKAPLTAMFLIAEISGGYALFLPLMLTSVISYLTSQGMEPYSIYARRLAMQGDLLTHNKDKAVLTLMKLNKVVETDFKTIEVDATLGDLVKVVSKSSRNLFPVLNSNQQLLGIVLLDDIRKVMFNQELYSKTYVRDFMTTPSVVIDINDSMEVVMKKFEDSKAWNLPVLQDHKYIGFVSKAKIFNTYRKVLIHFSDDE, encoded by the coding sequence ATGGCGGCGATTAACGAAAAGGGGTTATTGGGGAAATTTTTGGTGTGGCGGGTCCGTTATATCAAAGAGAAGCAATTTATTGTCATGCTGAGTATTCTGGTTGGTATTGTTACCGGCTTGGCGGGAGTTGTGCTGAAAAATATGGTACATTTTACTCATATGTTTTTCACGGAACGGATGCAGGTGGACAGTGGTAACTTGCTTTTCTTTATATACCCTTTTATCGGAATATTGCTGACGACATTATTTGTGAAATTTTTCGTGAAAGAGGGAATCAGTCATGGTGTGACAAAGGTATTGTATGCTATTTCCCGTCGCAATAGTATGATCAAGCCGCACAACAACTATACCTCGATGATTGCCAGTACCCTGACCATCGGTTTTGGTGGATCGGTCGGGACGGAGGCTACCATCGTGTTGACCGGGGCGTCAATTGGTTCGAATCTGGCACGCTTGTTTCGGATGAACTACAAGGTGATGACCTTGATGATCGGTTGTGGTGCGGCAGGTGCCATTGCCGGGATCTTTAAAGCTCCGATTGCCGGGATTGTATTCACGATGGAGGTGTTGATGCTTGATTTGACGATGGCCTCGTTGGTACCGTTGATGTTCACGGCTATTACCTCGTACGTGGTTACATTCTTCCTCATGGGGGATGGTTTCGTGTTTTCCTACCAGATCACGGATAAATTCGTGATGGCCAATTTCCCTTACTACGTTATACTGGGAATCTTTGCCGGGGTGTTGTCCGTGTATTTCGTTCGGATGAATCTCCGGGTAGAACAATTCTTAGGGCGTATCAAGCATACATGGAAAAGAATAGCCATCGGTGGAGCCTTGCTAGGTGTCATTATTTTCGTGTTTCCTCCTCTATACGGTGAAGGATACACGGCTTTGGATGACATGATGGCCGGACATTCCGATAAATTATTGAATAATACCTATTTCTTCGGTTTTCGGGATAGTGCCTGGATGATGATTCTTTTCGTGGTCGGGTTGATATTCGTAAAAGTGATTGCCACGGCCTTAACCAATGGTAGTGGGGGTGTTGGTGGTGTTTTTGCTCCGAGTTTGTTCACGGGTGGTGTTGCCGGGTATTTGTTGGCGATGTTGATTAATATGAGCGGAATCCGTATCGTGGAACCCAGTCATTTCGTCTTGGCGGGAATGGCGGGAACGATGTCCGGGGTCATGAAGGCCCCGTTAACAGCCATGTTCTTGATTGCCGAGATTTCGGGAGGTTATGCCTTATTTCTACCTTTGATGCTGACCTCGGTTATTTCTTACCTGACCAGTCAAGGGATGGAACCTTATTCTATTTATGCCCGTCGTTTAGCCATGCAGGGAGACCTGTTGACTCATAATAAGGATAAAGCCGTGTTGACTTTGATGAAATTGAACAAGGTGGTGGAAACGGATTTCAAGACGATCGAGGTGGACGCGACATTAGGTGATCTGGTAAAGGTGGTTTCCAAATCGAGCCGGAATTTATTCCCTGTTTTGAATTCCAACCAGCAATTGCTGGGGATTGTTTTGCTGGATGACATTCGTAAAGTGATGTTTAATCAAGAATTGTATTCGAAAACTTACGTGCGGGATTTCATGACAACGCCTTCCGTGGTGATTGACATCAACGACTCGATGGAGGTTGTTATGAAGAAATTCGAGGATTCAAAAGCGTGGAATCTACCCGTCCTTCAAGATCATAAATATATTGGTTTTGTTTCTAAAGCGAAGATATTCAACACGTATCGAAAAGTGTTGATTCATTTCTCCGATGATGAATAG
- a CDS encoding DUF3078 domain-containing protein yields MKRFFVIALFVLGLGQLYAQPVRDTAWTKAGYFGLKLTQVSLSSWSAGGESALAFDSQITYSADFKRDRQLWQNRLELGYGLTKNDGKSARKTNDKIYFASTYGYQIYKTLYWSALLNFNTQFAKGYDYNIEDSDFISKFMAPGYLMIGTGVTWSPNKIFTATFTPASWRGTIVADSRLADEGAFGVDKGKHLLSEFGANLKAEVNYEFLPNMKVYSRLELYSNYLEDPQNVDVRWEVQLNMAINKWFSTTLSTNLLYDNDVKIAQKDGTAGPRVQFKEVLGVGLQINF; encoded by the coding sequence ATGAAAAGATTCTTTGTTATTGCCCTATTTGTATTGGGTTTAGGACAATTGTATGCGCAACCGGTAAGAGATACTGCATGGACAAAAGCCGGTTACTTCGGGTTAAAATTAACGCAAGTAAGTTTGAGTAGTTGGTCTGCCGGAGGTGAGTCTGCTTTGGCATTTGATAGCCAGATAACATATAGTGCCGATTTTAAACGAGATCGTCAGTTGTGGCAAAATCGTTTGGAACTGGGATACGGTTTGACGAAAAATGATGGCAAGAGTGCCCGGAAAACAAACGATAAGATATACTTCGCCTCGACTTACGGGTATCAGATTTACAAGACACTTTACTGGAGTGCTTTATTGAACTTCAACACACAGTTTGCGAAAGGATACGATTACAACATCGAGGATTCTGACTTTATCTCAAAGTTTATGGCTCCGGGATACTTGATGATTGGTACCGGTGTTACTTGGAGTCCGAATAAGATATTCACTGCCACTTTCACTCCGGCCTCTTGGAGGGGAACTATTGTTGCCGACAGTCGTTTGGCAGATGAAGGGGCTTTCGGTGTGGATAAAGGAAAACATCTATTATCCGAGTTTGGTGCAAACTTGAAAGCAGAGGTGAATTACGAGTTTTTGCCTAACATGAAGGTTTATTCTCGTTTGGAATTATATTCCAATTATCTGGAAGATCCTCAGAACGTGGATGTTCGCTGGGAGGTACAATTAAATATGGCGATTAATAAATGGTTTTCAACGACTTTGTCAACAAACTTGTTATATGACAATGATGTAAAGATCGCCCAAAAAGACGGTACTGCGGGTCCGAGAGTACAGTTTAAAGAAGTGTTGGGAGTGGGACTTCAGATAAATTTCTAA
- a CDS encoding NAD(P)H-hydrate dehydratase, giving the protein MLKNNKIFKTSDLQKLDKYTIENEPVTSLDLMERAATVFTEKLLIFFPNSHIFNILAGSGNNGGDGYVVARLLHQKGLNVKAFGLHENDCLSPDCAVNRKRFIDMGGCYIEVKNPDNLQPDENSVLVDAIFGAGLNRPVTGFLGDIIHRINCLSHPVVAIDMPSGLMGEDNGENNGAIIKADYTFTFQFPKLAFMFPENVVYVGHWEVLDIRLHPIILREYPAAYYYLTEEVVASRLLIPGKFSHKGTLGNTLLIVGSYSMMGAAMLAAKGAIRSGTGLLSVHVPRKLKEMIHLSVPEALVEVDRNEFCFSGVDNLSRIQAVGIGSGIGTSPVTAEGIRQLLSVWRGKIVLDADALNLLAADSGLLELLPKGAVLTPHPKEFERLAGKSVNDFDRLNKLSTFASLHQVYVVLKGAHTIIATPEGECYFNMTGNPGMAKGGAGDVLTGIIAALLASGHSSLDAAIIGVYAHGWAGDLVAEEQGMRGTRAGDIADKLGWVWKKMETYNMAKQR; this is encoded by the coding sequence ATGTTGAAGAATAATAAAATTTTCAAGACATCGGATTTACAAAAATTGGATAAATATACGATTGAGAATGAGCCGGTAACATCATTAGATTTGATGGAGAGGGCGGCTACTGTTTTTACAGAAAAATTATTGATTTTTTTTCCCAATAGTCATATTTTTAACATTCTGGCCGGTTCCGGAAATAACGGGGGAGACGGGTATGTTGTGGCAAGATTGTTACATCAAAAAGGATTGAATGTCAAGGCTTTCGGTTTGCATGAAAACGATTGTCTCTCTCCGGATTGTGCCGTGAACAGGAAACGTTTCATTGATATGGGAGGATGTTATATTGAGGTGAAAAATCCGGATAATTTGCAGCCGGACGAAAATAGTGTGCTGGTGGATGCCATTTTCGGGGCCGGATTAAATCGTCCGGTAACGGGATTTTTGGGAGATATAATTCACCGGATAAATTGTTTGTCCCATCCGGTTGTAGCAATAGATATGCCATCCGGTTTGATGGGAGAGGATAACGGGGAAAATAACGGGGCGATCATAAAGGCCGATTACACGTTCACTTTTCAATTTCCTAAATTAGCCTTTATGTTCCCGGAAAATGTAGTTTACGTGGGACATTGGGAAGTGCTGGATATTCGTTTACACCCGATTATCTTGCGGGAGTATCCTGCTGCTTATTATTATCTGACAGAAGAAGTGGTTGCATCCCGGTTATTGATCCCGGGAAAGTTCTCTCACAAGGGGACTTTGGGTAATACCTTATTAATAGTAGGCTCTTATTCCATGATGGGGGCAGCCATGTTAGCAGCCAAAGGGGCTATTCGGTCCGGAACGGGACTGCTTTCCGTGCATGTTCCCCGTAAGTTGAAAGAAATGATTCATCTCTCCGTGCCGGAGGCTCTGGTTGAAGTGGATCGGAATGAATTTTGTTTTTCCGGTGTAGACAATCTTTCCCGTATCCAAGCGGTTGGGATTGGTTCGGGGATCGGGACTTCACCTGTCACGGCAGAAGGAATTCGTCAGCTATTATCCGTATGGCGAGGAAAGATCGTGTTGGATGCAGACGCCTTGAATTTGTTGGCAGCGGATTCCGGATTACTGGAACTGCTTCCGAAAGGAGCCGTGCTGACACCTCACCCGAAAGAATTTGAAAGATTAGCAGGAAAAAGTGTAAATGATTTTGATAGATTAAATAAATTAAGCACCTTTGCAAGTCTACACCAAGTGTATGTCGTGCTGAAAGGTGCGCATACAATAATAGCTACCCCGGAGGGTGAATGTTACTTTAACATGACAGGTAACCCGGGAATGGCTAAAGGGGGAGCAGGAGACGTGTTGACGGGTATTATTGCGGCTTTACTGGCAAGTGGACATTCGTCATTGGATGCGGCGATAATCGGGGTATATGCCCACGGTTGGGCTGGTGATTTGGTTGCGGAAGAGCAGGGAATGAGAGGTACACGTGCCGGGGACATTGCCGATAAACTGGGTTGGGTGTGGAAAAAGATGGAAACATATAATATGGCTAAACAGCGATAG
- a CDS encoding peptide MFS transporter — translation MFKNHPKGLLTAALSNMGERFGYYIMNAVLVLFLCSKFGLSEAASGTIYSFFYAGIYILSLVGGLIADRTQNYKGTIKTGLVVMAIGYIILSVPILATSQNTTWLLTLTCVALFLIAFGNGLFKGNLQAIVGQMYDNFEAEAAKQGPEALKIAKDKRDSGFQIFYVFINVGGLIAPFIAPVLRQWWLGVNGLSYNAQLPALCHEYINNAANMAPEALANLQQLMTAAGGAITDMTASCLQYLQIFNEGIHYSFIASVAAMLISLVIFFVSQKTFPNPAKKAVTQSVTYTAEEKAAMAKEIKQRMYALFAVLGIVIFFWFSFHQNGMSLSFFARDFVDSSAVAPEVWQAINPFFVIVLTPMIMAIFGFLARRGKEISTPRKIAIGMFIAGLAFLFLAVFSIMKGYPSADAFRGLPIAEQMAAKAHWWVLIVTYFFLTVAELFISPLGLSFVSKVAPKSMLGLCQGLWLAATALGNLLLWIGPLMYNSWPIWQCWSVFLIVCLVSMGVMLGMVKWLERVTK, via the coding sequence ATGTTCAAAAATCATCCTAAAGGGTTGCTCACCGCGGCTCTAAGTAATATGGGAGAACGTTTCGGCTATTACATCATGAATGCCGTGCTAGTGTTGTTCCTATGTTCTAAATTTGGTTTGAGCGAAGCCGCCAGTGGTACCATTTATTCCTTTTTTTACGCCGGCATATACATTTTAAGCCTTGTCGGAGGTCTTATTGCTGACCGCACGCAAAACTACAAAGGAACCATTAAGACGGGTCTTGTAGTTATGGCAATAGGGTACATTATCCTATCTGTTCCAATCCTCGCGACATCGCAAAATACAACTTGGTTATTAACTCTTACTTGTGTTGCTTTGTTCTTGATTGCATTCGGTAACGGTTTATTCAAAGGTAACTTGCAGGCAATTGTAGGTCAAATGTATGATAATTTTGAAGCCGAGGCTGCAAAACAAGGGCCAGAAGCTCTCAAAATTGCAAAAGACAAGAGAGATTCAGGTTTCCAGATTTTCTACGTATTCATCAACGTGGGTGGTCTAATTGCTCCGTTCATCGCTCCGGTTTTACGCCAATGGTGGTTGGGAGTAAACGGATTATCTTATAACGCACAGCTTCCTGCCCTTTGCCACGAGTACATTAATAATGCTGCAAACATGGCTCCCGAAGCTCTTGCTAACTTACAGCAACTTATGACTGCTGCCGGAGGAGCTATCACCGATATGACAGCCTCTTGTCTCCAATATCTGCAAATTTTTAATGAAGGTATTCACTACTCATTCATTGCTTCTGTTGCAGCCATGCTTATTTCTCTTGTAATTTTCTTTGTTTCGCAAAAAACATTCCCGAATCCGGCAAAGAAAGCCGTAACACAGAGTGTAACCTACACGGCAGAGGAAAAAGCTGCTATGGCTAAAGAGATTAAACAAAGAATGTATGCATTATTTGCTGTTTTAGGCATCGTTATCTTCTTCTGGTTCTCATTCCACCAGAACGGTATGTCCCTTTCATTCTTTGCCCGCGACTTCGTAGATTCTTCTGCAGTTGCTCCTGAAGTATGGCAAGCTATCAACCCGTTCTTTGTTATTGTCCTTACTCCAATGATTATGGCAATTTTCGGATTCCTTGCAAGACGCGGTAAAGAGATTTCAACCCCAAGAAAGATTGCCATCGGTATGTTCATTGCAGGTTTGGCATTCTTGTTCCTTGCTGTTTTCTCAATCATGAAAGGTTATCCTTCCGCAGACGCGTTCAGAGGTCTTCCTATTGCAGAACAAATGGCAGCAAAAGCTCATTGGTGGGTTCTTATCGTTACTTACTTCTTCTTAACAGTTGCTGAGTTATTTATCTCACCTCTAGGATTATCATTTGTATCAAAAGTTGCTCCAAAAAGTATGCTTGGCTTGTGTCAAGGTTTGTGGCTTGCTGCTACCGCTCTTGGTAACCTTCTACTTTGGATTGGTCCTCTCATGTACAACTCATGGCCGATCTGGCAATGCTGGTCAGTATTCTTGATCGTATGCCTTGTATCTATGGGTGTTATGCTTGGTATGGTGAAATGGCTTGAAAGAGTGACAAAATAA